A single window of [Clostridium] hylemonae DSM 15053 DNA harbors:
- a CDS encoding threonine/serine exporter family protein: MNVVCPFIGTIAYAVLFNVPKRYYLSCGMTGTAGWLVFALSGAYTSSAVAAFLGALVVVLISRMLTVKMKCPITVFLVSGIFPLVPGAGIYYTAYYLVTNQLSLAAQKGLDSIKIAFGIVLGIVFIVSVPREFFQVRYWKERRTGKGWSK; this comes from the coding sequence ATGAATGTAGTCTGCCCGTTTATAGGAACGATCGCGTACGCGGTGCTCTTTAACGTACCGAAGAGGTATTACTTAAGCTGCGGCATGACCGGGACGGCGGGATGGCTTGTGTTTGCCCTGTCGGGCGCTTATACGTCCTCAGCGGTGGCGGCGTTTCTGGGGGCGCTTGTCGTTGTCCTCATCTCCAGAATGCTCACGGTAAAGATGAAATGCCCCATTACAGTCTTTCTTGTATCAGGCATCTTTCCGCTCGTGCCCGGCGCAGGTATCTATTATACGGCCTACTATCTTGTGACGAACCAGCTGTCCCTCGCTGCCCAGAAAGGCCTGGATTCCATAAAGATCGCGTTTGGGATCGTCCTTGGAATCGTGTTTATCGTCTCCGTACCGAGAGAATTTTTCCAAGTCCGTTACTGGAAGGAAAGAAGGACCGGAAAAGGTTGGAGCAAATAG
- a CDS encoding SIR2 family NAD-dependent protein deacylase: protein MLGKTLLDILKESRYTTVLSGFGMLLESGYPAIRDGDESYDVELKYGYSVEEIFSSSFYSTRKEQFYEFYRSEILKMLEKPPGKCFYEMAELEKRGLIQSVITRRIYGLPQRAGCKNVINLHGSVYDNYCPHCGKEYPVEYIVNSARIPLCEVCSTPIRPRICLFGEMVDNRIITKAAEEVRKADVLLVLGTNLKTYLCSQLIDYYEGDKLVLINPEKHFSDKLADVAVHKSVEDALGEILKELGE from the coding sequence ATGTTAGGAAAGACATTATTGGATATATTGAAGGAGAGCAGATACACGACAGTTTTAAGCGGATTTGGAATGCTGCTGGAAAGTGGATATCCGGCCATCAGGGACGGGGATGAGTCATACGACGTTGAACTGAAGTACGGTTATTCAGTGGAAGAGATATTCAGCAGTTCTTTCTATTCTACAAGAAAAGAACAGTTCTATGAATTTTACCGCAGCGAGATACTGAAGATGCTGGAAAAGCCGCCTGGAAAATGCTTTTATGAGATGGCGGAGCTGGAGAAGAGAGGTCTTATCCAGTCCGTTATCACGAGACGTATCTACGGACTTCCGCAGAGGGCCGGCTGTAAAAATGTCATCAACCTTCACGGCAGTGTGTATGATAACTATTGTCCGCACTGCGGTAAGGAATATCCTGTAGAATATATCGTCAATTCCGCAAGGATTCCGCTCTGCGAAGTGTGCAGTACCCCGATACGCCCGAGAATATGCCTGTTTGGAGAGATGGTCGACAACCGTATCATCACAAAGGCGGCGGAGGAGGTCAGAAAGGCAGATGTGCTGCTCGTTTTGGGGACCAATCTGAAGACCTATCTGTGCAGCCAGCTGATCGACTACTATGAAGGCGATAAGCTCGTTCTGATCAATCCGGAAAAGCATTTTTCAGATAAGCTTGCCGATGTGGCCGTACATAAGAGTGTGGAAGACGCACTCGGAGAAATACTAAAAGAATTAGGAGAATGA
- the gltX gene encoding glutamate--tRNA ligase — translation MSKVRTRFAPSPTGRMHVGNLRTALYAYLIAKHEGGDFMLRIEDTDQERFVDGALEIIYRTLEKTGLVHDEGPDKDGGVGPYVQSERNASGLYMKYAEQLVEQGDAYYCFCDKERLDSLRSRVSESGTEIVTYDKHCLNLSKEEMEANLAAGRPYVIRINMPAKGTTTFHDDIYGDITVPNEELDDMILMKSDGYPTYNFANVIDDHLMGITHVVRGNEYLSSAPKYNRLYEAFGWDVPTYVHCPLITDENHKKLSKRCGHSSYEDLLEQGFVSEAVVNYVALLGWCPEDNQEIFSLDELVKAFDYRHMSKSPAVFDVVKLRWMNGEYLKAMDFDRFYEMAEPYIKEVVTKDYDLKKIAALVKTRIEVFPDIREQIDFFEELPEYDTAMYCHKKMKTDEEKSLEVLRDILPVLEAQDDFSNDALFAALKGYVDAKGCKVGFVMWPVRTAVSGRQNTPGGATEIMEILGKEESLRRIRRGIELLSR, via the coding sequence ATGAGTAAAGTAAGAACAAGATTTGCACCGAGTCCTACCGGGAGAATGCATGTAGGAAATTTGAGAACAGCGCTCTATGCGTATCTGATAGCCAAGCATGAAGGAGGAGACTTTATGCTCAGGATCGAGGATACGGATCAGGAACGGTTTGTGGACGGTGCGCTTGAGATTATTTACCGTACGCTTGAGAAGACCGGGCTCGTTCACGATGAGGGACCGGATAAGGATGGAGGAGTGGGCCCTTACGTACAGAGTGAAAGAAACGCCTCCGGGTTATATATGAAATATGCAGAACAGTTGGTCGAGCAGGGGGACGCGTACTATTGCTTCTGTGACAAAGAGCGCCTTGATTCCCTGAGGAGCAGGGTGTCGGAATCCGGGACAGAGATCGTAACGTACGATAAGCACTGTCTGAACCTCAGCAAAGAGGAGATGGAGGCCAACCTTGCCGCCGGCAGGCCGTATGTGATCCGGATCAATATGCCGGCAAAAGGCACGACTACGTTCCACGACGATATATATGGGGACATCACGGTGCCGAATGAGGAACTGGATGATATGATCCTCATGAAGTCAGACGGCTATCCGACTTATAATTTTGCAAATGTGATCGACGATCATCTTATGGGGATCACCCACGTGGTGCGGGGCAATGAATATCTGTCATCCGCACCGAAATATAACCGTCTGTATGAAGCGTTCGGATGGGACGTTCCGACTTATGTCCACTGTCCGCTCATCACGGATGAGAACCATAAAAAGCTGAGCAAGCGCTGCGGGCATTCCTCCTATGAGGATCTGCTGGAGCAGGGATTTGTGTCAGAGGCGGTCGTCAACTATGTGGCCCTGCTTGGCTGGTGTCCGGAGGATAACCAGGAGATTTTTTCACTGGATGAACTTGTGAAGGCATTTGATTACCGGCATATGAGCAAATCTCCGGCTGTATTTGATGTTGTGAAGCTTAGATGGATGAACGGCGAATATCTGAAGGCCATGGACTTTGACAGGTTTTATGAGATGGCAGAGCCTTATATCAAAGAGGTGGTCACGAAGGATTATGATCTGAAGAAGATCGCGGCGCTGGTAAAGACGAGGATCGAAGTATTTCCGGATATCAGAGAACAGATCGACTTCTTTGAGGAGCTTCCGGAATATGACACGGCCATGTACTGTCACAAGAAAATGAAGACAGATGAAGAGAAGTCTCTGGAGGTACTAAGAGATATCCTGCCGGTTCTTGAGGCGCAGGATGATTTCAGCAACGATGCTCTGTTTGCGGCGCTGAAAGGTTATGTGGACGCGAAGGGCTGTAAGGTCGGGTTCGTGATGTGGCCGGTGCGTACGGCGGTGTCCGGCAGGCAGAACACTCCCGGCGGCGCCACGGAGATCATGGAGATACTCGGGAAAGAGGAATCTCTTAGAAGAATCCGCAGAGGAATCGAATTATTAAGCAGATAA
- a CDS encoding ATP-dependent helicase translates to MGLNSAQSKAVAHHDGPCMVLAGPGSGKTLTIAKRIEYLIRKHKVRPEEILVITFTKYAANEMKSRFLAVMKEPLAVTFGTFHGIYYGILKWAYGIGQSNLLTEEERYNLLRQIASASHTDEALTEEEEKDYLKELAAEIGKIKNDRLDIRAYESERFGKERFQSIYRDYEDAKKKWNKIDFEDMLLLCCRLFLERPDVLEKWQRKFRYILVDEFQDINQVQYDVLRMLAAPEDNLFVVGDDDQSIYGFRGARPGIMAEFKKDYPQAGQILLDVNYRSTSHIVNGALRVIGHNQKRFKKAVRSGKKQGETVHVQEVKDSVEEGAYVVGQIRELVRQGVPLSGIAVLYRTNLDARALSECLMEYQIPFCMKEYMDNIYDHFIARDISSYFHLVLKEFERTYFLQIVNRPNRYIGRDSMSGEPVTFESLRRFYCDKQWMMDRIDQMEWDIKMMENKSPYLAIQYMRKSIGYDEFLKDYAAYRQIPAEELFKVLDEIQELSRGSGTIGEWFAHVEKYGAMLKEQRKKSRETKESAALMTMHGSKGLEYDTVFIIQGNEGVVPYKKAKTEDEIEEERRLFYVAMTRAKRKLIISYVKEKNGKEAAPSRFVNELFLNV, encoded by the coding sequence ATGGGGTTAAACAGTGCTCAAAGTAAGGCGGTCGCCCATCACGACGGACCTTGTATGGTCCTGGCAGGTCCCGGTTCCGGGAAGACACTCACTATTGCAAAGCGAATAGAATATCTGATAAGGAAGCATAAGGTAAGGCCAGAAGAAATTCTGGTCATTACCTTTACTAAATATGCGGCTAATGAGATGAAAAGCCGGTTTTTGGCCGTAATGAAGGAGCCGCTTGCAGTCACCTTCGGAACGTTCCACGGCATTTATTACGGAATACTGAAGTGGGCATATGGAATCGGACAGAGCAATCTGCTCACAGAGGAGGAACGTTACAATCTTCTGAGACAGATCGCTTCCGCGTCACATACGGACGAAGCGCTCACAGAGGAAGAGGAGAAGGACTATTTAAAAGAACTGGCGGCAGAGATAGGGAAGATAAAGAATGACCGTCTGGATATCCGCGCGTATGAGTCGGAGAGGTTCGGCAAAGAACGGTTCCAAAGCATATACCGCGATTATGAGGATGCGAAGAAAAAGTGGAATAAAATAGATTTTGAAGACATGCTGCTGCTCTGCTGCCGGCTGTTTTTGGAGCGCCCTGATGTACTTGAAAAGTGGCAGCGGAAATTCCGTTACATCCTTGTGGATGAATTTCAGGATATCAACCAGGTGCAGTATGATGTGCTGCGTATGCTTGCGGCTCCGGAGGACAATCTTTTTGTCGTGGGTGACGACGACCAGTCTATCTATGGATTCCGGGGGGCCAGGCCCGGGATCATGGCGGAGTTCAAAAAAGATTATCCGCAGGCCGGCCAGATACTCCTGGACGTCAATTACAGGTCTACTTCCCATATTGTTAACGGGGCGCTCAGAGTCATCGGGCATAATCAGAAGAGATTCAAAAAGGCAGTCCGTTCCGGGAAGAAACAAGGGGAGACGGTCCACGTGCAGGAAGTAAAGGATTCTGTAGAAGAGGGCGCGTATGTTGTGGGACAGATCCGGGAGCTTGTACGGCAGGGGGTCCCCTTAAGCGGGATCGCTGTCCTGTACCGGACGAACCTGGACGCCAGGGCGCTGTCGGAGTGCCTGATGGAATATCAGATCCCGTTTTGTATGAAGGAGTACATGGATAATATATATGACCACTTTATCGCAAGAGACATAAGCAGTTATTTTCATCTTGTGCTCAAGGAATTCGAGCGCACGTATTTCCTGCAGATCGTGAACCGTCCGAACCGGTACATCGGAAGGGACAGTATGAGCGGGGAACCGGTGACGTTTGAATCGCTCCGCCGTTTTTACTGTGACAAGCAATGGATGATGGACCGGATCGACCAGATGGAGTGGGACATAAAGATGATGGAGAACAAATCTCCGTATCTTGCGATCCAGTATATGAGAAAAAGTATCGGCTATGACGAATTCCTGAAAGACTACGCGGCATACAGACAGATCCCGGCAGAGGAGCTTTTTAAAGTGCTCGATGAGATACAGGAACTCTCCAGAGGCTCCGGGACGATCGGTGAATGGTTCGCACATGTGGAAAAATACGGGGCCATGCTGAAAGAGCAGAGAAAGAAAAGCAGAGAGACAAAAGAGAGCGCCGCCCTGATGACAATGCACGGCTCAAAGGGGCTTGAATACGACACGGTATTCATTATCCAGGGAAATGAAGGGGTAGTTCCATACAAGAAGGCAAAAACAGAAGACGAGATAGAAGAGGAACGCAGACTTTTTTATGTGGCCATGACGAGGGCAAAGCGGAAACTCATTATCAGCTATGTGAAAGAAAAAAACGGGAAAGAAGCAGCTCCCTCCCGTTTTGTAAATGAATTATTCCTCAATGTCTGA
- a CDS encoding DUF1292 domain-containing protein gives MSEQQHNCGHDDCCGHDEAPMVTLTLDNDEVVNCAILTIYEAGENEYIALLPLDENGESEEGDVYIYRYKETAPGEPELENIEDDDEYEIAADAFDEWLDTQEFDESDIEE, from the coding sequence ATGAGCGAACAGCAACACAACTGCGGACATGATGACTGCTGCGGACATGACGAAGCACCTATGGTCACCTTGACTCTTGATAATGATGAAGTGGTGAATTGTGCGATCCTCACCATTTATGAGGCTGGTGAAAATGAATATATCGCGCTCCTTCCGCTGGACGAGAACGGAGAGAGCGAAGAGGGCGATGTTTACATTTACCGCTATAAAGAAACAGCTCCGGGAGAACCGGAACTGGAGAATATCGAAGATGACGATGAATATGAGATCGCCGCAGACGCATTTGACGAATGGCTGGACACACAGGAATTCGACGAATCAGACATTGAGGAATAA
- a CDS encoding sugar ABC transporter substrate-binding protein, which translates to MMKRRMLSVIAVLLICIFALSGCKKNVGTPEDNAVKDEEADEDTDGEDEDAYVFGFSVIDMQNPYFITLEGATREAVESGGYRMITKDPASDAAAQAAQIQEMIAEGIDAVFLCPVDWEEITDSLKALKDAGVRIINVDSQVKEMEYVDAYIGSDNHNAGFICGEDLIEKRPDGGKIAILECPTQNSINDRITGFEEAIADAEKGFEVVAREDTGGEFDRALEAAEKILKENPDITAIMCGNDQIAVGAMTAVNLAKMEDVIIYGVDGSPDIKKEFKKAGCQIAGTAAQSPINMGKTAAKTGISILKGEEFEREVYEEVFMINKDNVDMYGVDGWQ; encoded by the coding sequence ATGATGAAGAGGAGAATGTTAAGTGTTATTGCGGTGCTGCTTATCTGCATATTCGCATTGTCCGGCTGTAAAAAGAATGTAGGTACGCCGGAAGACAATGCGGTGAAAGATGAGGAAGCCGATGAAGATACAGACGGAGAAGATGAAGATGCTTACGTGTTCGGCTTTTCCGTTATTGATATGCAGAACCCTTATTTTATAACGCTGGAGGGCGCAACGAGAGAGGCTGTGGAAAGCGGGGGCTACCGTATGATCACGAAGGACCCGGCTTCGGACGCGGCGGCGCAGGCAGCACAGATCCAGGAGATGATTGCCGAAGGCATCGATGCGGTCTTTCTCTGTCCGGTAGACTGGGAAGAGATAACGGACTCACTCAAGGCGCTGAAAGATGCGGGGGTCAGGATAATCAATGTGGACAGCCAGGTGAAAGAGATGGAGTACGTGGACGCCTACATAGGTTCTGACAACCACAACGCCGGATTTATATGCGGGGAAGATCTGATCGAGAAGCGGCCGGACGGCGGGAAAATCGCCATTCTGGAATGCCCGACCCAGAACTCGATCAACGACCGTATCACGGGATTTGAGGAAGCTATCGCAGACGCGGAAAAGGGATTTGAAGTTGTGGCGAGAGAAGACACCGGCGGTGAGTTTGACAGGGCGCTCGAGGCGGCCGAAAAGATTCTGAAGGAAAACCCGGACATTACGGCGATCATGTGCGGCAACGACCAGATCGCGGTGGGCGCCATGACGGCGGTGAACCTGGCAAAAATGGAAGACGTCATCATTTACGGCGTTGACGGCTCCCCGGATATAAAGAAAGAGTTTAAAAAGGCAGGCTGTCAGATCGCCGGAACCGCGGCCCAGTCTCCGATAAATATGGGAAAGACGGCGGCCAAAACAGGGATCAGTATTCTGAAGGGCGAAGAATTCGAGCGGGAAGTATACGAAGAAGTATTTATGATAAACAAAGATAATGTGGATATGTATGGAGTAGATGGCTGGCAGTAA
- a CDS encoding alpha-amylase family glycosyl hydrolase, which yields MRAVEGKPLPLGVTITESAVNFSVAVPEGRTCSLLLYEPGGCEPYWSVPMEQSAGEVRFTALEGIEAGGLEYNYMFDEEIVVDPYAGALAGRSVWHRECDIQKHEVRGIVRTESYDWEGDTPLHIPYNEVTAYSLHVRGFTMHSSSKARHKGTFAGVAEKIPYLKELGINQIHCMPVYEFEECMQYTNYWGYGDAFFFAPKSAYSVSGDGVSELKDMVKACHKAGIEVVLEMPFTDKTPKQLMVECLRYYMLDYHIDGFILNPAVAPMETLYGDPILKKTKIMRHDMGFQTVMRRFLKGDEGMVGEVIYWLRHNSRPDGIFNSITCHNGFTLNDLVSYDGKHNEANGENNQDGPDYNYSWNCGAEGPSRKKAVNELRRRQMRNAFFLLLLAQGTPCILAGDEFANSQKGNNNVYCQDNPTGWLDWNKAAKEQELFHFVKELIALRKKHPVLYPPKEAEGTDMLCCGMPDVSYHGENAWKVPSEVSSRQLGVFYYGAYADDEDCFVVYNMHWLPHTFALPSLAKGRKWYVAASTEDGVLADYRSLKNQRLLEVKERTVILLAGR from the coding sequence ATGAGAGCAGTTGAGGGGAAACCATTGCCGTTGGGCGTTACAATCACAGAGAGCGCAGTTAATTTTTCCGTCGCGGTGCCGGAGGGCAGGACATGCAGTCTTCTGTTATATGAACCGGGAGGCTGTGAGCCATACTGGTCGGTACCGATGGAGCAGTCCGCCGGTGAGGTGCGTTTTACCGCGCTGGAAGGTATAGAGGCAGGCGGCCTGGAATATAATTATATGTTCGATGAAGAGATCGTGGTTGACCCTTACGCGGGGGCGCTCGCCGGCAGAAGTGTATGGCACAGAGAGTGTGATATACAGAAGCATGAGGTGCGGGGGATCGTCCGGACAGAAAGTTATGACTGGGAGGGGGATACACCTCTTCACATTCCGTATAATGAAGTGACTGCTTACAGTCTTCACGTCCGCGGCTTTACAATGCACAGTTCATCAAAAGCGCGCCATAAGGGGACGTTTGCCGGGGTGGCGGAAAAGATACCGTATCTGAAGGAGCTTGGGATCAACCAGATCCACTGTATGCCGGTCTATGAGTTTGAGGAGTGCATGCAGTACACTAATTACTGGGGATATGGAGACGCGTTCTTTTTTGCACCGAAAAGCGCCTATTCTGTTTCCGGCGACGGTGTGAGTGAGCTGAAGGATATGGTGAAAGCGTGCCACAAAGCCGGCATTGAAGTTGTTCTCGAGATGCCGTTTACGGATAAGACGCCGAAGCAGCTGATGGTAGAATGCCTCCGCTATTATATGCTGGACTACCACATTGACGGCTTTATCCTGAACCCGGCGGTGGCTCCGATGGAGACGCTGTACGGGGATCCCATTCTGAAAAAAACGAAGATCATGAGACACGACATGGGCTTTCAGACTGTCATGCGCCGTTTCCTGAAAGGAGACGAGGGCATGGTGGGAGAGGTTATCTACTGGCTTAGACACAATTCCCGTCCGGACGGGATATTTAACAGTATAACCTGCCACAACGGATTCACGCTCAATGATCTCGTATCTTACGACGGGAAGCACAATGAGGCAAACGGTGAAAATAACCAGGACGGGCCGGATTATAACTACAGCTGGAACTGCGGGGCGGAAGGGCCGAGCAGGAAGAAGGCGGTGAATGAACTGCGCAGAAGACAGATGAGAAATGCGTTCTTTCTGCTGCTGCTCGCACAGGGGACACCGTGTATTCTCGCGGGGGATGAATTTGCCAATTCCCAGAAAGGGAACAATAATGTCTATTGCCAGGATAATCCAACCGGATGGCTCGATTGGAATAAGGCGGCAAAGGAACAGGAATTGTTCCATTTTGTAAAAGAACTGATCGCTCTCAGGAAGAAGCATCCGGTCCTGTACCCGCCGAAAGAGGCAGAAGGTACCGATATGCTCTGCTGCGGCATGCCGGACGTATCGTACCACGGGGAAAATGCATGGAAGGTGCCTTCAGAAGTATCCAGCCGGCAGTTGGGGGTCTTTTATTACGGGGCATATGCGGACGACGAGGACTGCTTCGTCGTCTATAACATGCATTGGCTTCCCCACACATTTGCGCTTCCGTCTCTTGCGAAGGGAAGGAAGTGGTATGTGGCCGCCTCCACGGAGGACGGCGTACTGGCGGACTATAGATCATTAAAGAACCAGCGGCTTCTGGAAGTGAAGGAGCGTACAGTGATATTGCTGGCGGGGCGGTAA
- a CDS encoding TraX family protein encodes MEWIRNKIGLTSFQLKCIAIISMVIDHTGAILYPDEMIFRYIGRIAFPIFCFLLVEGFCHTGNVYRYMRRMLVFAFVSEIPYDLAFQGRILEFGHQNVFFTLFLGVILMWALQRAGEWPEKAAEIVLVMWIAGILKTDYSYTGILLIAVFYLLRDGLWIKLAAGTAWCFIWNGFVQKYGALAMIPVALYNGERGRSMKYFFYAFYPLHLLILYGISRWMI; translated from the coding sequence ATGGAATGGATTCGTAATAAGATCGGGCTGACGTCGTTTCAGCTGAAGTGTATCGCTATCATATCCATGGTCATTGACCATACCGGAGCGATACTGTACCCGGACGAGATGATCTTCCGCTATATCGGCCGGATCGCTTTTCCCATCTTCTGTTTTCTGCTTGTCGAAGGATTCTGCCATACGGGCAATGTGTACCGTTATATGAGAAGAATGCTTGTATTTGCCTTTGTGTCGGAGATACCTTATGATCTGGCGTTTCAGGGCAGGATACTGGAATTTGGCCATCAAAATGTGTTCTTCACACTGTTTCTCGGCGTTATACTGATGTGGGCGCTGCAGAGGGCGGGAGAGTGGCCGGAGAAAGCGGCGGAAATAGTGCTTGTAATGTGGATCGCCGGAATCCTCAAGACAGATTACAGCTATACGGGGATCCTGCTGATCGCGGTGTTCTATCTGCTTAGAGACGGGTTATGGATAAAGCTTGCCGCGGGTACGGCATGGTGTTTTATCTGGAACGGTTTTGTGCAGAAATACGGCGCTCTGGCTATGATTCCGGTCGCCCTGTATAACGGGGAGCGGGGAAGGAGCATGAAGTATTTCTTTTATGCGTTTTATCCGCTGCATCTGCTCATACTGTATGGGATCAGCAGATGGATGATATAG
- a CDS encoding DUF5662 family protein translates to MKAWQHFCTINHHKMLVMKQCFKVGLYKQGLLHDMSKYTPSEFLVGCKYYQGTRSPNNAEREATGYSSAWLHHKGRNRHHYEYWIDYSADPKEGIVGQKMPTRYVVEMFMDRIAASKTYMKEAYTDAHPLEYYEKGAAKLGRMIHKDTAALLHHLLKMLAEEGEEKTFAYIRKEILKKKRKGKQR, encoded by the coding sequence ATGAAAGCATGGCAGCATTTTTGTACGATCAATCACCATAAGATGCTGGTGATGAAACAATGTTTTAAGGTTGGACTGTATAAGCAGGGTCTGCTGCACGATATGTCAAAATATACGCCTTCGGAGTTCCTCGTGGGCTGTAAATATTACCAGGGAACGAGAAGCCCGAACAATGCAGAGCGGGAAGCTACCGGATATTCTTCCGCGTGGCTGCACCATAAAGGGAGGAACAGGCATCATTATGAATACTGGATCGACTACAGTGCCGATCCAAAAGAGGGGATCGTTGGCCAGAAGATGCCGACGCGGTATGTGGTAGAGATGTTCATGGACCGGATCGCGGCGTCCAAGACTTATATGAAGGAGGCCTACACAGACGCCCATCCGCTGGAATATTATGAAAAGGGAGCTGCAAAGCTCGGCAGGATGATCCATAAAGATACGGCGGCGCTTCTCCATCATCTGCTGAAAATGCTGGCGGAAGAAGGCGAGGAGAAGACATTTGCATATATAAGAAAAGAGATCTTAAAAAAGAAAAGAAAAGGGAAGCAGCGGTAA
- a CDS encoding LysR family transcriptional regulator: MNKYEIIISVCDTHSISKTAASLNYTQSAISQAIKNFEKELGFPLFKRSKHGMELMPNTEEIIASLKVICREKKKIRQIAANLTSLDSGYIRIGTIQSISYHWLPDILKQFSGLYPNIRFEMTVDGFNPLKEMLQAGRLDCIFVSRYSVPELPFIPMGNDELMLVTPKTHPLAEKIAVSLTDVNNENFVLSSDGLDYETGNIFKLNDIKPRIRYRLNEDFATLKMVEKGFGITILPRLLLYNAPFDVCTRSFTEHYSRILGVACPKDAPPTPATLKFLDYVEEWSMSLKNSAG, from the coding sequence ATGAATAAATATGAAATCATTATAAGCGTATGTGACACTCACAGCATATCGAAAACTGCCGCCAGCCTGAACTATACCCAGTCTGCCATCAGCCAGGCCATCAAGAATTTTGAAAAAGAACTCGGTTTTCCCCTGTTCAAGCGTTCAAAACACGGCATGGAGCTAATGCCGAACACGGAGGAGATCATTGCGTCGCTGAAAGTCATCTGCCGGGAAAAGAAGAAGATCCGGCAGATCGCCGCAAACCTCACCAGCCTGGACAGCGGTTACATCCGCATCGGCACGATCCAGAGCATCTCCTACCACTGGCTTCCTGATATATTAAAGCAATTTTCCGGGCTGTATCCGAATATCCGTTTTGAGATGACTGTGGACGGCTTTAACCCGCTGAAAGAGATGCTGCAGGCCGGCAGGCTGGACTGCATCTTCGTATCCCGCTACAGCGTCCCGGAGCTGCCCTTTATCCCCATGGGAAACGACGAGCTCATGCTTGTGACTCCCAAGACGCATCCGCTGGCTGAAAAGATAGCTGTGTCTCTGACGGACGTCAATAACGAAAATTTCGTCCTTTCCTCTGACGGGCTTGACTATGAGACCGGCAATATATTTAAACTGAATGACATAAAGCCGAGGATCCGCTACAGGCTCAATGAAGACTTTGCCACACTCAAAATGGTGGAAAAAGGGTTCGGCATCACGATACTGCCCCGGCTCCTCCTGTACAATGCGCCTTTTGACGTGTGCACACGTTCATTTACGGAGCATTACTCCCGCATACTCGGCGTCGCCTGTCCGAAAGACGCGCCGCCCACACCGGCCACACTTAAGTTTCTCGACTATGTGGAGGAATGGAGCATGAGTCTCAAGAACAGCGCCGGCTAA